gttttgtgcAGGTATCTTAAAGGAACACTGGATCAGTACGTTGAAAGCGATTACACTCTGATCTACTTCCATCATGGGCTGACCAGTGAAAACAAACCTTCCCTCAGCTGGCTGCGAGACGCATACAGGGAGTTTGATAGAAAGTAAGTgaattaaaatgttcaaaataaacaGTAAGATCAGTGGAAAGGGAATGGAACTGCACAAACACCTTCCCTTTTAAATCAGGCTCATCACTTCAGTTTTAATGCATGTAAGGGGaattacactatatggacaaaagtatagggacacgttgaattcaggtgtttcttttctacgaAACAATAAGGACAAatctcataatatagttttatattgggataaatatcattgcattggttagtttggtttaaattgtcttagcttccaaaatgcctcaaagatgttttttatttaatttttctcaacactgatttgtatgtttttttatccaagactatgattttaaatattctacctctaaatttctaaaatatttttcatgctctgactgtaaataataattttctaccacaactaaccatctactttcatcaaaTCTCACACAGGAAgaaacatctcccattaaactttaaggaaatattgatgtttatatctcacatcagcatgaacaggacatcttacagctgtagacatgatgtgtcccaatacttttgtccatatagtttataaatatcaatatttaccTAGAGTTTAAGGGGATATATTATATGGGGATATTTTAGAAATgtacaggtagaacatttaaagttgtagtcatggttaaaaaaatcagtgttgagagaaattaaataaaaaccatctctgaaacattttggaaacaaagataacagtttaaaccaagCTAACCaattcaatgatatttatcccaatataaaactatattcttcaagtgttttgtatcccagacccctgttagaaaagaaacacctgaactcaacgtgtccacatacttttgtccatttagtgtaCCATTGTGAACCCTCAACATCAACACTGTTTCCAACCAGCTTCAACCTACTAATAAAACCAGTCCGACAACCCATGACAAACCTAACAAcacaaacaggatgaaaacaacCTAGAACATGTAGCAAAgacataaaatgacataaaaatgtattgttgttttttttaggtatAAGAAGAACATCAAAGCTCTGTACATCGTCCATCCCACCATGTTCATCAAGACTCTACTGATCCTCTTCAAGCCAATTATCAGGTGCTTTTCTTACTGTACTTTTACACATTTGATCTCTGTTTGTTGAATCCTTACACCAGTAATGTGTCATGGTGGTTCAGGTTGTTTTCCACTTTACTAATGTGACAAATTATGGCACATCACTAAGGAAATGCTGACCAAAGAAGTGACCTGGTTTTCTTTGGTCGGCGTGCTGCGGTCAGATGAGTTCTTCATTTGTCTCTTTTGTGGGAAAATACTCCTGTTCAGCATTTTGAACATGCTTGTGCTTGTACTGTCAGCATTTATCACTGAAAGCGGCTTTACAGTGACAGGAAATTCACTCAAAGTAGGTCTCAGCTGGTTTTGGCCAGTGCTTTGATGAGACAGAGTTGAACTGCTTTGATCTAGTTGGTGAAGTATAATGCTGCAGTGCCATCTGGTGGCAGCAGGGGAAAACTACAACAACGTCCTGGTTTGACTGTGGCTGCACTTTTTTTCACACTGCAGATTCGACTCACAGGTTGTTGGTGTTCGTAGAAATCCAATCCCTcaaatgggatgaatttatgaaatgcagaaattacgctgaaaatattaacagtcaataatgctgaaaaacattttaatttcacttgATGCTGGAGCTTTTCCCAGCTACCAATGGATGAAGGCAGTGCtgacatagagaaaaaaaacccttcaTTCTCACATATGGGTGATTTATGCTACATTCATACtccaggtcttaatgctcaattctgatttttttttttttttttggcaaagttGTTCAGATTATAATTCAAATGTGatgccatcagactcatgtgtgatCAGTCCacgaagtgacccacatgtgccaAATACGATATTTGTTTCTATTTATGGAAGTAAACATGTTTATgtacatttcagtgacgtaaaagtGGGATGAAATGTGGCATGACTTTTCAGACTGACGTCGCATTGCAAAACATCTGATATGAatctgatttaggaccagatATGAAAGTATCCTGGGTCTGATTTGGGAAACAAATCTGATTTCTGCAGTTCAGACTGTCCTAAAAATCAGATATGAGTCACGTATGGGTAAAACAGGCATATTTGGGCCAGTTTTACCCGCAGCGAAAAGCTAATCGCTgccttatttttatttagttatctTAACTTTGTGCAACTATGTAGTAAGGAATGCCTGTCATTTTGACCCCGGCCCCATCAGATAAAACtagagaaatagaatagaatagaataggatagaatagaatagaatagaatagaataagtatttgtcactgtcacaagaacaatgaaaatcagtttatcaCCAGATCTTAAAGAGTAAAAAGAAAGACCAACTAtcacacaaaaattatactgaaaatatacactgAAAAGTATTAACGATATagaaaactacaaacaaatactAGCATATACAAAATGCCAACTCCATACTacagatagaagaaatatatacaacatatagaaGATAAATACaaggtaataaaggatatatacaaggtaaaatttaaaataaaaatagtattgCTCTGAGGTAAAGTGAGTAGTGCAGATTACTACAAATTTAGTATTAGcgtttgcggggggggggggggtttggggtcCCAGCATCTCCATTACCTGTCCAGGTATGGATCAATAATCTGATTACTGTAGATTTTATGAGTTATTGCAAGATTGATGAGAATGGTGCAGCTAACTTTAGCATTTGGATATTATTTGTTAACGATAACagtattacatttttttccattgatATACAAATACATCTGATTTAGgaacacatatgaaagtggctaatttggggggaaaaaaaacaaaacagatttgtGCCCGTCAGACTGTCCTAAATAAATGAGATATGAGTCGTATTTGGGCCAGTTTTCCCTGCAGTGTGAGCATAGCGTTGGAGCTGCGTCCTGAAGCTGTGATCGTAGCCGACATTACTGTGAAACTGACGCTGTGTGTCTCTGTGCAGCTTCAAGTTTGGACGGAAGATCAACTATGTGAGCTATCTGAGTGAACTGGAGGATGTGGTCAAGTGTGAGCAGCTTCTCATCCCAGCCCGAGTCAAAGAGTAAGAGCTGCTTCTCAAATCAATGGATAAGAATCTAAACatgtcatagatagatagatagatagatagatagatagatagatagatagatagatagatagatagatagatagatagatagatagatagatagatagatagatagatagatagatagatagatagatagatagatagatagataaccaAATACGACACCTGACTCTTCATTTTCTTCTGAGGTACATAATAACGTCGCCCTGACAGCATTAACGTAAatctatctttaaccctttatcgggcaagtaactatttttggtaatttccacacacattacaaggcagtgagtcaccagtctcaggtccagtgtggtctccagggtctgtaaggtccacctctgcatgaacagtgagtggacctgctttgttaggtaccatgaagtaatggtactaatgtaaggaatgatgttcaaagggttaatgtggatgtggacgggtgtctggatcagcacgcgtgttggtctaatgttagaaaatacaagttcctttcaccttacatgggtttttcttgtattttttatatttacttcttgtatatatatattttttctatcaGTGTATTTCTatcagtgccctataaagggttaaggacatGGTCTGGTTGGTTAATATGGGTCAGGGTTCTGGTTTTCTGGACTTTTGTTTCTTACACAAAAAATTCAGGTCTTTCAGTTGGACTCCAACAATTTTGGAGCAGACCCTAAAGATgcccattatttaaaaaaaaaaaaaaggtggaaaaaatttcaataaaagaacaataaaaacaacataaataatttTAGAAACATTACAAGACTTCAGTTTCCGCTCCTGGTGGATTCTTTGTTGACCTTTTCTGaccagtgtatttttgtcatgccATTTTCTTCTGTTCTACCTGCTTGATAAACGCGTTTCTGAATCTCTGTTTCAAGGTACGACAACAAACTGAGAGCGTCTTTGAAACCAACCACCCAGCCCCCCATGTCTCCGCCTCGCAGCCCCCCCCTTCCCAACCAGGTCTTCGGAGTGTCACTTGTTCTGTAAGTCGATAACTGCCCACACTAGTGCAACAGCTCTCCTGTAACTACACTTAACTTCTTAATCAATAAGTAGTGTTTCTGAACATTATTGGAATAAGAGTAACAAGGTTGTAATCTATTACCTTCACAGTTCCTCACATCTTGATTATTGTAAAGTGGATCCAGTTCTTACACTGTCACTTTCAGCGTATTTTGTAGGTTTGTAGTCCTGAGATTTAAAACACAGCGAtagaaaatatatattattttgcatataatttatttatatttttacttatttatgaaTTTATCTTGTATACATGTAGGTATTGATCAGGTTTGATTGGTTTGATACTGGGAACTGTTATATGATCAGTGTGTGTACAAACCACTGGGTCTTAGACAGTCTTAaatgtcttgaatttacaaatctgcatttaatgcctttaaaaagtctttaaagggtataaaatttgatgtggtaggtcttcagttatgttggCATAACTGTGTTCACTGGATTTTgtctaaatgtgtctgttaaacatCCGAACtggaaagaaagtaacattagccaaCTCAGTTCCCCCCGTTCCAACCTGatcatttatattaaaattaggaaccaattatcattaACTCTGCAGCCTGAGGTGgttctgtgtacagtatgtatgtaatattcagtctctgctgatgtaaataaatatattttcctaaattctagaagtcacaaatttttgtctgtatggctgtgaaatgggcataaAATTCTGTTGTAAGTCgtgttaaaaagtcttaaatttaacttgtagaaacctgtaggaaccctgaatatAGCTGAGTCTGACTGAAGTGCTTTACCATGTGTATGACTTGTGCCATATGAACACATTTGCCTTGTGTTTTCTATGTTTCAGTCTCAGACAGAGGAACCCAGATGGTGATCCAGTTCCAGTGGTGATGAGAGACACCATCAGCTTCCTTTCAGATCAAGGTAACTGTTAGTGGATGCAGGTGtggaaacacaaacagaaatatGACATAGGAGGCTACGTTATTGTCTGACCTCGTCCTGTCTGTCGGTTTAAGTCAATAGAATGTTTTGTCCATAGAAACATGCTTTGTGCGTTAGTATTGGATGCTAAATGATACTGATCCCTTGGTGTTTGTCAGGTTTGGAGATTGAAGGGATCTTCAGACGATCTGCTAATGTAACTCTGGTGAAGGACGTCCAGCTCAGATACAACTCAGGTAAAAACAGCtgcttttatttatgtgtgtgtttgtcctctgTTTTACTTCTGAGTTTTCTGCCTCTCATAAGTGAATACACGTACGCTCCACTGCAGGTGCAGCCGTGGATTTCAGGGAGATGGAGGACGTCCACTTGGCTGCTGTGATTCTGAAGACGTTCCTGAGGGAACTGCCCGAGCCGCTGCTCACCTACCAACTGTACAACGACATTGTCAACTTCACCTGTACGCCCACACCATCACCTGTGTCACTACTGAATGGGTCTCTAGTAACGTGTCCCAGGACAATAGTGCCCACTCACCCGCTAATTGTACTgtgtggttttttgttgttgggtGTGTTCAGCTGTATCCAGTGACAGCCAGGTGATGGTTATGAAGACGCTGTTAGAGTCACTGCCAGAGGAAAACTACGCATCACTGAGATACCTCATCACGTTCCTGGCACAGGTACGgcaaacacacacatctataATACAGATCTAGAGTACACAGATAATACAGATACAGAAGCCCCTCAGGTCCATCAGTCTACCAGTGTTAGCATTAATCATCAgctgttaaccctttatggaCAGGTTGTGTCTCTGGTGCCGCAATTTTGAGTGTTCTATGAATGTGTTTTGCCGTGGTTTGGttgagttttgcttttttttcttcaccttttttcagtgtttttatctgtatttttctgttttgcatAGATCATTAAGAAAAGATAatataagactttattgatcccctcaTATACagtgtaaaacatgaaaaaatatcaagagaaaaagaaaaaaacctgctatttatatacatatttatataaatttagctTTAAATTTAgataatatatacatatttacaacatggATGCACATGCACATTGTTAGTTGTATTTTCGCTGTAAGTatataaatgtttgtgtgtttatatacatgtaaatatataagCAATGAGCTAGCCAGGGCAGAAAGATGCACTGTCTGCAAAAGAAGCAGATTATGAATGTTTGAGCTACAGAGACGATCACACAGAAGTGACTTTAAATGACTAAAAATAAGGAGctgtaacatggacacagaatgtcAAAAGTTTATTTCTCTAATCTGATAAAGCTTGGTTccgaacatttacagtttttcataataaatatgattaaaaattcttttttttttttttttttttgctatgtcaCACTGTTTTAAGGATTTATTAaatgtaataatgataattaatggtcggatattgaaagttaagttccttcctgaaaaaaagatgcaaaaaattggcaaaaagacattttcttacatttctcacttttttttttctttgcaaaaacaacataaataaatctttTATCCTGGTCCTTCATACATTAACTTCCAGAGTCCTGTGTCTGTTTTTTAGGTATCAGCCAACAGTGAAATCAACAAGATGACCAACAGTAATCTGGCCGTGGTGTTCGGCCCCAACCTGCTGTGGGGACGGGACAATGCCATGTCACTCAGCGCCATCGGGCCAATCAACAACTTCACCAGAACCCTGCTGGACCAGCAGCATCTGGTCTTCACCTAAACCCCCTCTTCTCCCCTCCGCCCTGCATTTTCTCCTTCTCTACCCAAGTCCTTTGTTCCCAATCGCCTTTAGGGCCCCAGCATTTAAAACTCCATCCAgacatcacacacagacacagacacacaacagcatCTACATGTACCCCCCCGTCAGTGTTAACACTGTGATTAGCCTGTTAGCGGTGTGTGTCTTGTTTCAGACCATCTCGTCTGCTGCTGGGTTTTGGCCCCGTTCACAGTCCAGTTCAGTGTCGAATAACTCTAGACGCTGCACAGACCtcaaatggaaatggaaatggtACTGCAGTGAAATACGTCACCCCATATCTACGGCTTTAAGCACAAACAAACCAGTCCAATATCTGCTCTCATGCAGTGGGTGTTGATAATGTAGCATTTGTCAAAAACAACAGGAAACATCCCATATTTTTAACTTTTAACCTGGAGATGCTCTTCTTAGTTCTGCTGAAACACCAAATCATACATAGTGGTTTCCTCCCTTCTCACTgttgaaactcattttagttcagtgagTTTGTAGAAGACGTAACAAAGTCAGGAGGTGAATCTAAAGGGTGTTTTCCACCTGTTAGTTCAACCAAGGACCAAAACAGGGACCATCTCATTGCATACTGTACAtttggtttagtttattttgatatgACATCACACATTGCATTACATACATGTACTGTGTCCAACATCAGCATGTTGTTAATTTGACTTATgtttaacccttcggtatccggTCCATAGAGGTCCTCCTAAACACCAAAAGCGCGTAATCTGCATAGCCGCATAATAATGTTACTTTTCGTACAGTTGGTTTTTACCTTTTACATTTTTTGGTatttcaacttgagccataaacaaaaataccaaatagtcaataattgtcatattttttagcTCTTTAAATGCCATATTcagaatttttgtaatttttttaagtaaaacatgccttttttttcctccagtagactacataaaaattggattggtgttttttggtttgttttttgttttgcagcctggcacatgtcaatgattaacagcaacataaaTTAATATGAATTATTGTTTTTTGTGTCAACTTAAATGCTAAAATATGTCAATggacattttttactcacttcggAGAAGGGTGTTGGCATAGTAATTTataaatgtgctgattttagtggctaggtc
The sequence above is a segment of the Sphaeramia orbicularis chromosome 2, fSphaOr1.1, whole genome shotgun sequence genome. Coding sequences within it:
- the arhgap1 gene encoding rho GTPase-activating protein 1, with amino-acid sequence MSSELLVDLGEDPAAQLGQLKLATLEDQQWPADDATLSKSETDISQPFDAASPHLPWDHPFYDIARHQIIEVAGDDNYGRKVIVFNACRMPPQHELDHHKLLMYLKGTLDQYVESDYTLIYFHHGLTSENKPSLSWLRDAYREFDRKYKKNIKALYIVHPTMFIKTLLILFKPIISFKFGRKINYVSYLSELEDVVKCEQLLIPARVKEYDNKLRASLKPTTQPPMSPPRSPPLPNQVFGVSLVLLRQRNPDGDPVPVVMRDTISFLSDQGLEIEGIFRRSANVTLVKDVQLRYNSGAAVDFREMEDVHLAAVILKTFLRELPEPLLTYQLYNDIVNFTSVSSDSQVMVMKTLLESLPEENYASLRYLITFLAQVSANSEINKMTNSNLAVVFGPNLLWGRDNAMSLSAIGPINNFTRTLLDQQHLVFT